Proteins from a genomic interval of Verrucomicrobiota bacterium:
- a CDS encoding Gfo/Idh/MocA family oxidoreductase, with protein sequence MSQKIRVAVFGVGALGKEHARFYAELAAAGRVEFAGVYDILPEAARKTADKLRVPAFRSVNEAATASDALSIVTPTATHYELACQLLRQRKHVLVEKPMTDSASQAAELVRLAQEQGVVLQVGHVERFNPVFKYLETVATDPRFIEAHRLSPYSGRSTDIGVVLDLMIHDLDVVLAFVKSPVTSVDAVGIPVLSASEDIANARLRFANGCVANLTASRVSPERLRKIRVFSGGATTSYVSLDYRAQEGFVYRIARDGEGETSLFKKLLASKDSTIVSEYGGKRIVREPVPLEKEQPLKLELRSFIECVEARRTPIVSGESAKRALDLALEITRQIGQA encoded by the coding sequence ATGTCACAGAAGATCAGAGTCGCGGTTTTTGGAGTTGGCGCGCTAGGGAAAGAGCACGCCCGGTTCTACGCGGAATTGGCGGCGGCGGGGCGCGTGGAGTTCGCCGGCGTCTATGACATCCTGCCGGAGGCGGCGCGCAAGACAGCGGACAAACTGCGCGTGCCAGCGTTTCGTTCCGTGAACGAAGCCGCGACGGCGAGCGACGCCCTCAGCATCGTCACTCCGACCGCGACCCATTACGAACTCGCTTGCCAACTGCTGCGCCAACGCAAGCACGTGCTGGTGGAGAAACCGATGACGGACAGCGCGTCCCAAGCTGCCGAACTCGTGCGGTTGGCGCAAGAGCAAGGCGTCGTTTTGCAGGTCGGTCACGTGGAGCGGTTCAATCCCGTGTTCAAATACCTGGAAACGGTGGCGACCGACCCGCGCTTTATCGAAGCCCACCGGTTGTCGCCTTACTCGGGTCGCAGCACCGACATCGGCGTGGTGCTGGATCTCATGATTCACGATCTGGATGTTGTCCTCGCGTTCGTGAAGTCGCCCGTCACAAGCGTCGATGCGGTGGGCATTCCCGTGTTGAGCGCCTCGGAGGACATTGCCAATGCGCGGCTGCGGTTTGCCAATGGCTGCGTGGCGAACTTGACCGCCAGCCGCGTCAGCCCCGAACGCCTGCGCAAGATCCGCGTCTTCAGCGGCGGCGCCACGACCAGCTACGTCTCGCTGGATTACCGGGCCCAGGAAGGATTCGTCTATCGCATCGCGCGCGATGGCGAAGGCGAGACCTCGCTGTTCAAGAAACTTCTGGCTTCGAAAGACTCCACCATCGTCAGCGAATACGGCGGGAAACGGATCGTGCGCGAGCCGGTGCCGTTGGAAAAAGAACAGCCGCTGAAGCTGGAGTTGCGCAGTTTCATTGAGTGCGTTGAAGCGCGGCGCACGCCGATTGTGAGCGGAGAATCGGCGAAGCGGGCGCTGGACCTGGCGTTGGAGATCACGCGGCAGATTGGACAGGCGTGA